From a single Shewanella donghaensis genomic region:
- a CDS encoding porin family protein, translating into MNRTESHSLNNVSNRLSMFKVLPLTLALAFSSAAYAEDDIEIENVVQSQLASSADKSVFEQYGISDEILKLGLSSLALGDQKVEHALLKVELGDAISESEVFLVQSNDSRGNIDLRIKYDQGKIDEDVDVIAKIESLTKTEYRLKDYLESYDKSSVIVDQISDNEIEVSFNYSKYGLPQDIAYFRFMRAKLTIVDGEATKMVITNSKPFSFDYGIRVEQYTQTVDLMTLVNGQTIVKNKVIEAVGKKGNEDATYTSITRPVAYYDDILGTVVLDDKLLETVSDPRIREEKVDLDRLFPILGDLVRQQGIDVPLPFGFSVGYRNQDMNVGFDSFDIMGANLDEFFDPSSSFGTVSAQSYNIRADLNILPFWNVYGFIGKVDIDAIVDAKYTGKMKDVLEDKLGVVGGGLACSALASQGADICSPGRVQVPLELHYDLAGFGTTLSVGYKEFFASVTATYSQTRLEGLDTWGDPIISIQPMVGYQFLDFRAQVFIGAEYQGLKPKMTGNLGDILGIGEDFTYDVGVDMKEWAYLIGFNKQIGKHLNLTGLYNKGETRSSFTLNLGYRF; encoded by the coding sequence ATGAACAGAACTGAATCGCACTCGCTCAACAATGTCTCTAATCGTTTATCTATGTTCAAAGTACTGCCATTAACTTTGGCTTTAGCTTTTTCATCTGCTGCATACGCTGAAGATGACATTGAAATCGAAAACGTTGTGCAGTCCCAATTAGCTAGTTCAGCCGACAAAAGTGTATTTGAACAATATGGCATTTCAGATGAAATTTTAAAACTAGGTTTAAGTTCGTTAGCATTAGGCGACCAAAAAGTAGAACACGCACTATTAAAAGTTGAACTTGGTGATGCTATATCGGAGTCAGAGGTTTTTCTTGTTCAAAGCAATGACAGCCGTGGCAACATTGACTTACGTATAAAGTATGATCAAGGAAAAATAGACGAAGATGTAGACGTTATTGCTAAAATTGAGTCTCTAACAAAAACCGAGTATCGCTTGAAAGATTATTTGGAGAGCTATGACAAGTCATCCGTCATTGTTGATCAAATTTCTGATAATGAAATTGAAGTCAGTTTTAATTACTCTAAGTATGGATTGCCACAAGATATTGCCTATTTTCGTTTCATGAGAGCAAAACTCACGATTGTAGATGGCGAAGCCACTAAAATGGTTATTACCAACTCTAAGCCTTTTAGTTTCGATTACGGTATTAGAGTTGAGCAATATACCCAAACAGTTGATCTGATGACATTGGTTAATGGCCAAACCATTGTCAAAAATAAAGTAATTGAAGCTGTGGGGAAAAAAGGTAATGAGGATGCAACCTATACATCTATTACCCGCCCTGTTGCATATTATGATGATATTTTAGGCACGGTTGTACTTGATGACAAATTACTGGAAACAGTGTCAGACCCTCGTATTCGTGAAGAAAAAGTCGACTTGGATAGATTATTCCCAATTTTAGGTGATTTGGTTCGTCAGCAAGGTATAGATGTGCCGTTGCCATTTGGTTTCTCAGTGGGATATCGAAATCAGGATATGAATGTTGGTTTTGATAGTTTTGATATTATGGGGGCTAATTTAGATGAGTTTTTTGATCCCTCTAGTTCATTTGGTACGGTTAGCGCTCAAAGCTACAATATTAGAGCTGATTTAAATATTTTACCTTTTTGGAATGTTTATGGCTTTATTGGTAAAGTTGATATTGATGCAATTGTCGATGCGAAATACACCGGTAAGATGAAAGACGTTTTGGAAGATAAGCTTGGTGTTGTTGGCGGAGGATTGGCTTGTAGTGCTTTAGCGAGTCAAGGTGCTGATATTTGTTCCCCAGGAAGAGTACAAGTTCCTTTAGAGCTACATTATGACCTAGCAGGATTCGGTACGACTTTATCTGTCGGTTATAAAGAGTTTTTTGCATCAGTCACGGCCACATATTCACAAACTCGTCTTGAAGGTCTTGATACTTGGGGTGACCCAATAATCAGTATTCAACCTATGGTGGGGTATCAGTTTCTAGATTTCCGTGCTCAGGTCTTTATAGGTGCAGAATATCAGGGTCTTAAACCTAAAATGACCGGTAACTTAGGCGACATTTTAGGCATTGGTGAAGATTTTACCTACGATGTAGGTGTTGACAT